In Desulfofustis limnaeus, the genomic stretch GGCGCTTATGGCGTCAGAGGGGTGATCTACGATTACGTCTGCTCGGCGCGGCTGAGATCCCTAAGCACGACAGCCCTGATACTGGCCAGCCTCGTCTTTGCCTGGTTGGGCCTGACGACGATCCTCTCCATCTGAAAAGGAGTTATCATGAATGGTGACCTCAAGATACATGCCACGGTGCATTGTGACGTATTGATCATTGGCGCCGGTGGTGCGGCCTTACGGTGTGGTGCTGAAATTCTGGAAAAAGTGCCCGGCGCCTCGGTGTATGCCTTGACCAAGGTCTCTCACCCGCAGAAATCCCATACGTCGACCGCCCAGGGCGGTCTGGCGGCGGTGGACCCGAAAGACCCGTTGGATGCCCCGATCTACCATATGTTCGACACCTGGAAGGGATCGGATTGTACGGCCGACCAAAATGTGGTGAAACTCATCTGCGAGTCAGCCTGGGAACAGATCCTCTGGCTGGAAAACCGGGGCATGCATTTTTCCCGCGACCGGGAAGGACGTTTGAGCAAACGGACCTTTGGTGGTCACACCCGTAACTTCGGCGAGTCATCGGTGTATCGTGCCGTGTTTGAGGCAGATCGTACCGGCAAGGGAATTATGGATACCAGTTGGGGCGAGACCCTGAAACGGGGCATCACCTTCTTTAACCAGTGCATTGCCGTGGAACTGCTGCTCAAAGATCGGCGCTGCGGCGGTTGTATCGCTTTTCAGCAGAAGGAAGGGCAATTCATACGGATCCTGGCCAAGGCTACGATCATCGCCAGCGGCGGCAGCGGCCAGGTCTTTCGGGTGACCACCAATTGCCGGCAAAATACCGGTGACGGTTTGGCTCTGGTCCTGCAGGCCGGACTGCCGATCATGGATCCCGAAGCGGTCCAATTTCATCCTACGGGAATTGTCGGTCCCGGCATATTGGCCAGTGAGACCCTGCGTTCCGTTGGTGGAATCCTGCGCAATCGCGATCTGGAACCGTTCATGGTCAACTATGCCCCGAAGATGAAGGAACTGGCGCCGCGAGATCTGGTCGCCCGCGCCATCGAGTCGGAAATCCGGGAAGGGCGGGGTATTGTCAACCCCGATCACAACATCCCCCATGTGTGGATCGATCTTCGTCATCTCTCGGACGAGGTGCATGAGAAGCAGATACCGGAGGTGTCCAGTTTCTTCAAACGCTACGTCAACCTGGACACCAAGAAGGATCTCTGTCCGGTCCGGCCGAGCAACCATTATCACATGGGAGGCATCCCGACCAACCAGTATGGCGAGGTGGAGGATGCCAATCAGCAGGTGATCGGCGGCCTGTATGCTGTTGGCGAATGTGCCGCGGCCAGTTTTCACGGATTCAATCGTTTGGGTACCAATTCCATTCTCGAGCTTATCACCATGGGCAAATTGGTGGCCGAGCGGGTTATCGACCGGGTCAAAGGAGAGCCGACCCGTCCGGATGACTCATTTCGCGGCGATTATTTCGCCGCCCGTTTCGCCGCTTATGTACAGGCGGTTGGCAGCGAGAGTGTCGGGGCGCTGCGCAACACCATGCGCACCACGATGACCGAAAAGGTCAGTGTCTTTCGCACCGAAAAGAGTATGACCGAAGCCATCGAGCAACTGCTGGAACTGCATGAACGCGCCACACGGGCGCCGCTGACCGGACGCGGCTTGGCTGGAAACCAGGAGTTGCTGAATCGCTGGGAACTTGACAACCTGCTGCAGGTGGCCATGACCATCAGCCAGGCGGCGCTGCATCGAAAAGAGTCGCGTGGCGCCCATTTCCGTGACGACTATCCGGTGCGTCAGGATGCATTCAACTATCATACCTTGACGTCGATGAACACCTTCGGAGCGGTGGAGATCGGCAGACGGGAGATCGATATGAGTCTGTTCAAGGCCGGTGGACCGCATCATGAGAAATTTGGCTACATCGAGCGCAAGTATTGAGCCCGACGACCGTTTTTCGACAACGATGAACCCGCTGTACTGAGTGAGTGGTGGAGAAAATGAAAACGACGTATGATATCGAGTTGAGGATCCGTCGCTACGATCCCGATCAAGACCGAACTTGGGTACAATCCTATCGAGTCGAAGCCGGCCGGATCATGCGCTTTGTCGATCTGTTCCGCAAGATAAACGACGAGCAGGACGCCACGCTGACCTGGGGGTCGTCATGCGAGCACGGGCAGTGCGGCAGCTGTTCGGTGCGGGTCAACGGGAAACCGTTGCTGGCCTGTGAACTGCTGGTGGAGAATGCGGTGGCCTCGTTCAAGACCACCACCTTTTTCATCGAGCCCTTACCGGTGGCAAAGGTCATCCGGGACCTGGTGATCGACACCGACCAGGCTTACGCCCGGGTGGATCAGGTGAAACCGTATATTATCACGCCGAAGCAGCCGACCGCCCAGAATGGTGCGCACCAGATCAGCCCGGATGAACTGGAGCGCTATGTTGATGCCACCCGCTGCATCAATTGCTTCAGTTGCGCCGCCGCCTGCATCTCCGATCACAGCACCTTCCTCGGGCCCAACGCCATGCTAGCCGCCATTGTGCGGGTCATGGATCCGCGTGAAGGAGAAAAACGGCAACGACTCGATACCATTTACAACGAAAACGGGGTGTATCGCTGTCACTCATCGCAAGCCTGTACCTTCGTCTGCCCCAAGGGTATCGATGTGGCTCACTTTATGGCCATGGCCAAGCAGGGGGCGATCACTGTCGGCTGAGATGGCCGGAAGACACGAACGTCGACAACATAAAAACTCTGTTTTGAGGAGATGCCGATGACAATCACCAGTGAAGTGGCGCGACGCTGCCTGGAAATCGACTACGATACCTTGCCCGAGGCCCTCAGGGACCGGGTTAAATACCTGCTGCTCGATTATCTCGGGGTGGCCATCCGCGGCGTTTTGAGCGATTCGTCGATACCGGTCCATCGTTTTCTTGGCAGCCGCGGCATAGCCCACGGCGGCGTCCCCGTCTGTGGCATGCGGCTACGGGTCGATACGCCCTATGCGGCTCTGGCGTTGGGCGTTGCCTCGCACTCCCTGGAGCTTGACGACGTGGTCAATGCGGCGTCTCTGCATCCTGCCGTATCGGTCATGTCGGCGGCCCTGGCCGTGGGAGCCCAGATCAACAGCTCGGGTCGGGAGTTGATGGAGGCGATCGTTGCCGGCTATGAGGTGACCGTCAAACTCGGCATCGCCCTTGACCCGGCCGCTCATTATGCCCAGGGGTTCCATCCCACCGGAACCTGCGGGACCATGGGCGCGGCCGTTGCTGCGGCGCGGCTCCTGCGGCTCGACCGGCAGCGGTTTGTCAACGCTTTGGGAATCGCCGGCAGCCAGGCGGCAGGATCCATGGAGTTTCTTGCCGACGGCAGCTACACCAAGCGGTTTCACGCCGGCTGGTCGGCTCACGCCGGGGTCGTGGCCGCTTTACTGGCTGCCGAAGGGTTCACCGGCCCGGGATCGATCATCGAGGGGCGGTTCGGTTTCTTGCACGCCTACTCTCCTGCCTCTGATCCCGACAAGGTACTGGCTGGCTGGGGCGACCCTTACGAGGTCATGAACACCAGCATCAAACCGCATGCCTGCTGCCGCTACAAGCAGGGATCGATCGACTGTATCCTGCAATTGATGCAACAACACCAATTGCGTCCCGGGGACGTAGAGAAGGTGCAGGTAGCCATTCTCAAGGCCGGTTATGCCCTCGTTGCCGATCCGCCGGAGGCGAAGCTGAAACCGAAATCGGTGGTCGACGCCCAGTTCTCCATGCCCTTCGGGGCCGCTGTCG encodes the following:
- a CDS encoding MmgE/PrpD family protein, whose protein sequence is MTITSEVARRCLEIDYDTLPEALRDRVKYLLLDYLGVAIRGVLSDSSIPVHRFLGSRGIAHGGVPVCGMRLRVDTPYAALALGVASHSLELDDVVNAASLHPAVSVMSAALAVGAQINSSGRELMEAIVAGYEVTVKLGIALDPAAHYAQGFHPTGTCGTMGAAVAAARLLRLDRQRFVNALGIAGSQAAGSMEFLADGSYTKRFHAGWSAHAGVVAALLAAEGFTGPGSIIEGRFGFLHAYSPASDPDKVLAGWGDPYEVMNTSIKPHACCRYKQGSIDCILQLMQQHQLRPGDVEKVQVAILKAGYALVADPPEAKLKPKSVVDAQFSMPFGAAVAMLKGNAFLDQYCLENVESTDVQQLMEVVECVQDAAIEQDFPRKWPAKVAITTRAGETYHCRIDHPKGDPENPLSWEEIIAKFDSLAGAVLDGGRRNDTVARVRALEQCSSVRELMETLQR
- a CDS encoding succinate dehydrogenase/fumarate reductase iron-sulfur subunit translates to MKTTYDIELRIRRYDPDQDRTWVQSYRVEAGRIMRFVDLFRKINDEQDATLTWGSSCEHGQCGSCSVRVNGKPLLACELLVENAVASFKTTTFFIEPLPVAKVIRDLVIDTDQAYARVDQVKPYIITPKQPTAQNGAHQISPDELERYVDATRCINCFSCAAACISDHSTFLGPNAMLAAIVRVMDPREGEKRQRLDTIYNENGVYRCHSSQACTFVCPKGIDVAHFMAMAKQGAITVG
- a CDS encoding FAD-binding protein → MNGDLKIHATVHCDVLIIGAGGAALRCGAEILEKVPGASVYALTKVSHPQKSHTSTAQGGLAAVDPKDPLDAPIYHMFDTWKGSDCTADQNVVKLICESAWEQILWLENRGMHFSRDREGRLSKRTFGGHTRNFGESSVYRAVFEADRTGKGIMDTSWGETLKRGITFFNQCIAVELLLKDRRCGGCIAFQQKEGQFIRILAKATIIASGGSGQVFRVTTNCRQNTGDGLALVLQAGLPIMDPEAVQFHPTGIVGPGILASETLRSVGGILRNRDLEPFMVNYAPKMKELAPRDLVARAIESEIREGRGIVNPDHNIPHVWIDLRHLSDEVHEKQIPEVSSFFKRYVNLDTKKDLCPVRPSNHYHMGGIPTNQYGEVEDANQQVIGGLYAVGECAAASFHGFNRLGTNSILELITMGKLVAERVIDRVKGEPTRPDDSFRGDYFAARFAAYVQAVGSESVGALRNTMRTTMTEKVSVFRTEKSMTEAIEQLLELHERATRAPLTGRGLAGNQELLNRWELDNLLQVAMTISQAALHRKESRGAHFRDDYPVRQDAFNYHTLTSMNTFGAVEIGRREIDMSLFKAGGPHHEKFGYIERKY